A segment of the Chryseobacterium scophthalmum genome:
GTTAACGGAAAACCGGAAACTGTTTTAGGAGATCAGGAAGTTCAGCACAGATATATTGTAAACACAGGAAGTCAGTTAGATATTCCAAGTTTATATAATACGTTTGGATTTTTACCTGTTCAGGAAGGGCAGAATGAAAAAGGAGGATTTGTATATTATTTTCAAGGCTTAACTGCAAAGACCGCTGCGGAAATTAAAAAACTTCCTCAGGTAATTGATATGCAGGAGCATATTCAGCCAAAAGGAGAATCAGCGATTGCATATCGTGATGAGACAAGAACTAAAATTGATACCACGAATTCTATTTTCCCGATTAACAGTGGATGGAATCAGGATCAATACGGTCCGCTAAAAATTCCTAAAAAAGGAGATGTTGTTACTGTTAATCAGCAAACGTTACCGGAATATCAGTGGATTATTAAAAACTACGAACATAATTCGTTAGAAAATAAAAACGGAAAAATTTTCATCAACGGAAAAGAAACCAATCAATATACAATCCAACAGGATTATTATATGATGGTGGGAGACAACAGAGATGCTTCTTTAGATGCGAGATTCTTTGGTTTTGTTCCTGAAGAAAATATTGTTGGAAGACCGATGTTTACCTGGATGAGTTTACAGGGTGCTTTTAAAGATTCAAGCTCATCTTATCAGGCTCCATTCAAAATCCGTTGGGACAGAATGTTTAAAGCAACCAATACAGGAGAAGCCAACAAAACTTCGTATTGGTGGATTGCAGCAATGATACTTGTTCTTTTCTTTGGCTGGGAATATTTTATGAAATTATTCGGAAAGAAGAAAAAAGAAGACGAGATATAATTAAAATTTAAAAATAAATAAAATGAAGTGTTTGAAAAAATGCTTCATTTTTCTATATAATAGTTATGCAGAATATATTATTACCGGTATTTTATTTACCACCCATTTCATGGTTCTCAGAATTTTTAAATGCTGAAAATGAAGTGGTGTTCGAACAGTTTGAAAGTTTCCCTAAACAGACTTTTAGAAACCGTACCAATATTTATGGAGCCAACGGCAGACTTTCATTAATTATTCCAATTGTTCATAATGGAAATCGTGAATTCAAAGATACCGAAATGTCGTACCGTGAAGATTGGCAAAAAATTCACTGGAAATCTATTAAAACAGTATATCAAGGTTCGCCATATTTTGAGTACTATGAAGATAAATTGGAGAAACTATTTGAAAAGAAAGAAAAATTTCTGTTAGATTTCAATTTAAAAAGTATAGAAATCGTTCAAAATCTTCTAAAGACAGAAAAGGCATACTCTTTGAATGAAGAATATATCAAAAATCCTGAAGAGGTTAATTTCAGAGAAAAGTTTTCTGCAAAAAAGGCTTCAGAATACGAAATGGCTGAATATTTTCAGACATTCTCAGATAAACTAGGATTTTTGCATGACTTATCGATTGTGGATCTTATTTGTAACAAAGGCCCGGAATCGATGACTTATATTAAAAATATTAAAAAATTATAATCAAACAAAGCTGTAGAATTGGTAAAATGCCTATGAATATTGCTTTTACAGATGATTATTAAATTAATAAATAAATTCTACATATGAAAAAGGTAATATTAGCCGCAGTTTTTTTAGCAGGCTTTACTTATTCATCAGCTCAGCAGACTCCTGCAGTTGATCCAAAAGAAAATAAAGACTTAATGACTTGGTATCATAAAGATTTTGCGACGACAAAAGTTTATGGTGTTAATACTGAAAATGCATACAAATTTTTAGAATCGAAAGGTTTAAAACCTAAGACGGTAGTTGTTGGTGTTTTGGATAGCGGAGTTCAGGTAGATCACCCTGGATTGGTGAAAAATATGTGGACAAACCCTAATGAAGTTCCAAACAACGGTAAAGATGATGACGGAAACGGATACATCGATGATATTCACGGATGGAATTTTATTGGCGGAAAAAATGGTGATATCGGTATAGATAATATGGAAGTTACCAGAGTTGTAGCAAAATACAAACCTGTTTTTGAAGGCGACAATTCTACTCAAAACAAAGCAAACCAGGCAAAAATGCCGGAAGAATTTGCATTGTATATGAAATCGAAAGAGCTTTTTACTAAAAAAAGTATTGATGCAAGACAGAGTTTTCAGCGTTATACGATGATTAACGAATCTATTCCATCAATGGCTACGATTTTAGGAGGACAACCATTAACTGCTGAAACTCTTAAAAATAAAAAACCTTCAACTCAACTGGAAGCTGTAGCATTAGAAATTCTTAGTAATATTGCTAAAAGTCCTGAATTTGCAGGGAAATCAATAGCAGAAATTGAACCTAAGCTTAAAGAAGAGGTTAAAGGAGCTTTAGATCACTTTGGTCCGATGGCTAAACAATACGATCTTAATTATGACCCTAGAGCAGAAATTGTAGGTGATAATTATGATGATTATTCTGAAAAAAATTATGGAAATAATCATTACCAAGGTCCGGATGCAGAACATGGAACACATGTTTCAGGAATTATTGCAGGTTTACCACAAGGAAAAGAAGTGCAGTACGGAGTAGCATCGAGAGTAGCAAAAATTATGTCTGTAAGAACGGTTCCTAATGGAGATGAGAGAGATAAAGATGTTGCTAATGCAATAAGATATGCAGTAGATAACGGAGCGAAAATTCTGAATATGAGTTTCGGAAAACCTGTTTCGCCGGGTAAAAACGTAGTTTGGGATGCATTTCAATATGCTCAGGATAAAGGCGTTCTTTTAGTAAAAGCTGCCGGAAACGAAAACGAAGATGTTGCAGAACATTTGGCTTATCCTACCAATTTTAAAAATATTACAGACGAAGCTCCTTTCGTAAATAATGTAATGGTTGTGGGAGCAAGTACTAACAGAAATAACGAATTGAGAGCTGATTTCTCAAATTACAATAAAAAAATGGTGAATGTATTTGCACCGGGAGAAGAGATTTATTCTACGGTTCCTACGAACGAATACAGTTATCAGCAAGGAACTTCTATGGCTTCTCCTGTAGCCGCAGGAGCAGCAGCGGTATTATTGGCTTATATGCCCAACCTTAAACCTGCACAGATTATTGAAGCTTTAGTAAAAACAAGAAATGCAAGTACCGAAAATGAATTCGGAGAAAAATCTCAGGCAGGTGGAGTAATCGACGTGAAAAAAGCTGCAGAGTATGCATATAATAATTTCTACGATGGAAAATCGACTACTGTAAAAACAAAAACGGTAAAAAAAGCAAGACCTGCTAAGAAGTCTGTAAAGAGATAACAATCAGATAGATTGAATATAATTTTAATAAAGCCTGAGTTTTTTCAGGCTTTATTTTTTTGAATAAAGTAAAATTTGGCATGGTTTTTTGTATTATCTTTAATGTTAAAATAATAAAACTACAATATGAAAAAGTTACTACTTGCAGGTATAGTGGGAACCTCACTTTTTGCAGTGTCTTGTTCCACAGTAAACAAAGCTAAAGATGCACAAAATGTAAGATCAGAATTTCTAAAAATGAAAGGCGATTGGCAGATTGTAAGCATCAATTACGATAAGCAGTACAAAATCAAACCTTTTGATGAAGGTGCAGATGCACAATGCTTTGTAGGAAGTCACTGGAGATTTATTCCCAATAACTATTCTGGCTCTTATACATTAAACGGAGGTGGTTCTTGCCCAAGTGTAATTCAGGCAATTAAAGTTGATATTAAAGGAGATACTTTTACCTTTAAAAAAATTGCAGACGGTACAAAAGCTAAACAAAATACAGCAGGATATACTTTAACTGTAATTAATAATTCAACAGACCAGTTTTCTTTAGAACAGAATGTGCCATTCGACGGAAATACCATCAGAGTTGTTTACAACTTCGAAAGAACAGGAATGGACTACACTAAATAATTAATAAAAATATTTTAAAATGAAATTTAATAAAACATATATAGCAGCATTATTCTTATCATCAGCTTTGTTGTTAACAAGTTGTGAAGCAGTGCAAAATTCTAATCACCAACAAAGAGGTACTGCAGCCGGAGTTGCTTCAGGAGCGGTAATTGGTGGTATATTGGGTAATAATGTTGGAAAAGGTAAAAACGCAGCATTAGGAGCTGTTTTAGGAGGTATTATCGGTGGTGTTGCTGGTAACGTTATCGGTAACAAAATGGATAAGCAGGCAAAAGATATCAAAGAAACTTTACCTGGTGCAGAAGTAGAAAGAGTAGGAGATGGTATTAAGATTACAATGAACGAAAGTATTGTAACTTTTGCATTTGATTCTTCAGATCTTACAGCACTTGCTAAAACAAACCTAGATAAATTAACGAAAGTTTTAGTAGATAATCCTGATACAAACATCAATATTTACGGGCATACTGACAGCAAAGGAGCAGATGATTACAACCAAAGACTATCTGAAAGAAGAGCTAATTCTGTAAAATCTTATTTGATGACTAAAGGAATTGCATCAAGCAGATTGTTCGCTTTAGGTGAAGGAGAATCTATGCCGGTTGCTTCAAACGATACAGATGCAGGAAGAGCTAAAAACAGAAGAGTAGAGTTTGCGATTACTGCAAATGAAAAAATGATTAACGACGCACAACAAGGTCAATAGTCATTTAACATATAAATATTATTTCTTAAACCGCTTTGGCGGTTTTTTTGTATTTTTATACCTGATTTTTTTATCATAAATCGTTATTTTTGCAATCGAAACCACATTAATGAAGAAATATTTAAAACTCCTTCGGGTAGAACAATGGGTAAAAAATCTTTTTGTATTTGTTCCACTTTTTTTCTCTGGTAATGTTAAAAACTTAGATTTACTTAGTAAAAGTATTTTTGCATTCATCATATTTTCTCTGGCTGCGGGTGTTGTTTATATTCTTAATGATTATAACGATATTGAAGCAGACCAAAAGCATCCCGAAAAAAGAAGACGTCCGCTTGCAAGCGGAGCTGTTTCAAAGAAAACAGCAATAAGCATTCTGATTGGTTTAATGATTGTGGATGTAGCTCTTATCTTATTCGCACAATTCTATTTTCATCGTCCAATCTGGAAATTTGCTTTCATTATCGCATTTTATTTTGTGATGAATCTTGCATATACATTCAAGTTGAAACATGTTCCGATTATCGATATTTTTATCATTGCTATAGGTTTCGTTCTTCGTGTACAGGCAGGAGGTTACATAACTGGGATTTTTATTTCGCAGTGGGCAACTTTACTGACTTTTGTTTTGGCATTGGTTTTAGCAATAGGAAAACGCAGAGGAGAGCTTATTAATGCACAGATTTCAGGGAAGACCAGAAAATCTTTAGATGGATATAATGTACAGTTTGCAGACATTGCACTTTCTATTTCTGTGACTTTAGCAATAGTTTGTTATCTTATGTTTACACTTTCTCCTGAAGTGCAGCTCAAATCACATTCAAGTATTTTTTATACCGTAATATTTGTTGTTTTTGCATTCTTAAGGTACTTGCAGCAGACATTGGTTTATAATCGTACAGAATCTCCAACAAAAATTTTATACCGCGATCGGTATATTCAGATTACTTTGGTTTTGTGGGTGATCTCGTTTTTAATATTGATTTATTTTAAGCACAGTATTATTAATTTTAATTTACTGTAATTATGAAGCCAAATTTCATACAAA
Coding sequences within it:
- a CDS encoding UbiA prenyltransferase family protein; amino-acid sequence: MKKYLKLLRVEQWVKNLFVFVPLFFSGNVKNLDLLSKSIFAFIIFSLAAGVVYILNDYNDIEADQKHPEKRRRPLASGAVSKKTAISILIGLMIVDVALILFAQFYFHRPIWKFAFIIAFYFVMNLAYTFKLKHVPIIDIFIIAIGFVLRVQAGGYITGIFISQWATLLTFVLALVLAIGKRRGELINAQISGKTRKSLDGYNVQFADIALSISVTLAIVCYLMFTLSPEVQLKSHSSIFYTVIFVVFAFLRYLQQTLVYNRTESPTKILYRDRYIQITLVLWVISFLILIYFKHSIINFNLL
- a CDS encoding lipocalin family protein — protein: MKKLLLAGIVGTSLFAVSCSTVNKAKDAQNVRSEFLKMKGDWQIVSINYDKQYKIKPFDEGADAQCFVGSHWRFIPNNYSGSYTLNGGGSCPSVIQAIKVDIKGDTFTFKKIADGTKAKQNTAGYTLTVINNSTDQFSLEQNVPFDGNTIRVVYNFERTGMDYTK
- the lepB gene encoding signal peptidase I produces the protein MNYFLTYTVYVLILSVLMGISTWKLFKKLGYSPLFAFIPFYNYFIILKETKHPKWWAILSYLPIVGPIMMSVFHLYLMKKFGRNLFKDQLLTVILPFIYMATVNYSKDTEIEDENDLYLTEEEKNAKKKDTFMGSITFAVVFATIIHVFVTQPFGIPTGSMERTLLVGDFLFVNKWSYGYRLPMRPVAIPFLQGTIMDTGEPGNPKDDPKSYVEGIKLPYERIFQFSKPQRNDIVVFNYPRDSVHVSLDRADPYVKRLVAVAGDTFEMRDGRLFVNGKPETVLGDQEVQHRYIVNTGSQLDIPSLYNTFGFLPVQEGQNEKGGFVYYFQGLTAKTAAEIKKLPQVIDMQEHIQPKGESAIAYRDETRTKIDTTNSIFPINSGWNQDQYGPLKIPKKGDVVTVNQQTLPEYQWIIKNYEHNSLENKNGKIFINGKETNQYTIQQDYYMMVGDNRDASLDARFFGFVPEENIVGRPMFTWMSLQGAFKDSSSSYQAPFKIRWDRMFKATNTGEANKTSYWWIAAMILVLFFGWEYFMKLFGKKKKEDEI
- a CDS encoding OmpA family protein; the encoded protein is MKFNKTYIAALFLSSALLLTSCEAVQNSNHQQRGTAAGVASGAVIGGILGNNVGKGKNAALGAVLGGIIGGVAGNVIGNKMDKQAKDIKETLPGAEVERVGDGIKITMNESIVTFAFDSSDLTALAKTNLDKLTKVLVDNPDTNINIYGHTDSKGADDYNQRLSERRANSVKSYLMTKGIASSRLFALGEGESMPVASNDTDAGRAKNRRVEFAITANEKMINDAQQGQ
- a CDS encoding WbqC family protein, with protein sequence MQNILLPVFYLPPISWFSEFLNAENEVVFEQFESFPKQTFRNRTNIYGANGRLSLIIPIVHNGNREFKDTEMSYREDWQKIHWKSIKTVYQGSPYFEYYEDKLEKLFEKKEKFLLDFNLKSIEIVQNLLKTEKAYSLNEEYIKNPEEVNFREKFSAKKASEYEMAEYFQTFSDKLGFLHDLSIVDLICNKGPESMTYIKNIKKL
- a CDS encoding S8 family serine peptidase, translated to MKKVILAAVFLAGFTYSSAQQTPAVDPKENKDLMTWYHKDFATTKVYGVNTENAYKFLESKGLKPKTVVVGVLDSGVQVDHPGLVKNMWTNPNEVPNNGKDDDGNGYIDDIHGWNFIGGKNGDIGIDNMEVTRVVAKYKPVFEGDNSTQNKANQAKMPEEFALYMKSKELFTKKSIDARQSFQRYTMINESIPSMATILGGQPLTAETLKNKKPSTQLEAVALEILSNIAKSPEFAGKSIAEIEPKLKEEVKGALDHFGPMAKQYDLNYDPRAEIVGDNYDDYSEKNYGNNHYQGPDAEHGTHVSGIIAGLPQGKEVQYGVASRVAKIMSVRTVPNGDERDKDVANAIRYAVDNGAKILNMSFGKPVSPGKNVVWDAFQYAQDKGVLLVKAAGNENEDVAEHLAYPTNFKNITDEAPFVNNVMVVGASTNRNNELRADFSNYNKKMVNVFAPGEEIYSTVPTNEYSYQQGTSMASPVAAGAAAVLLAYMPNLKPAQIIEALVKTRNASTENEFGEKSQAGGVIDVKKAAEYAYNNFYDGKSTTVKTKTVKKARPAKKSVKR